A section of the Cyanobacterium sp. T60_A2020_053 genome encodes:
- the leuB gene encoding 3-isopropylmalate dehydrogenase, whose product MTKEYTITLLPGDGIGPEIMAVAVKVLETIGVRCDLKFNLKTALIGGAAIDATGAPLPPETVDTCLKSDAVLLAAIGGYKWDNLPRELRPETGLLGIRSALQLFANLRPATILPQLIDASSLKKEVVEGVDIMVVRELTGGIYFGQPKGIFTAETGEKRGVNTMAYTDSEIDRIAKVAFETAQKRQKRLCSVDKANVLDVSQLWRDRVTAMASEYPDVELTHMYVDNVAMQLVRNPKQFDTIVTGNLFGDILSDAAAMLTGSIGMLPSASIGALRPGLFEPVHGSAPDIAGQNKANPLAQVLSVAMMLRYGLHEGEGADLIEKAVLTVLDQGYRTGDIMAEGAVAVGCQEMGEVLLKALND is encoded by the coding sequence ATGACGAAAGAATATACGATTACCTTGTTACCCGGTGACGGTATCGGACCAGAAATTATGGCAGTAGCTGTTAAGGTATTAGAAACCATTGGCGTGCGCTGTGACTTAAAATTTAACCTCAAAACTGCGTTAATTGGTGGCGCTGCCATTGATGCCACCGGCGCCCCTCTCCCCCCAGAAACCGTTGATACTTGCTTAAAAAGCGATGCTGTCTTACTAGCTGCCATTGGCGGTTATAAATGGGATAATTTGCCCAGAGAATTGCGCCCTGAAACGGGTTTATTAGGCATTCGTTCAGCTTTACAACTATTTGCTAACTTGCGCCCTGCTACTATTTTACCTCAATTAATTGACGCTTCCAGCTTGAAAAAAGAAGTAGTGGAAGGGGTGGATATTATGGTGGTGCGAGAATTGACGGGGGGGATTTATTTTGGGCAACCAAAAGGCATTTTTACCGCAGAAACAGGGGAAAAACGGGGGGTTAATACCATGGCTTATACCGATTCAGAAATCGACCGTATTGCCAAGGTAGCCTTTGAAACGGCGCAAAAACGTCAAAAAAGGCTCTGCTCAGTGGATAAAGCCAACGTGCTGGATGTGTCACAATTATGGCGAGATCGAGTCACTGCTATGGCTTCGGAATATCCTGACGTGGAGTTAACCCATATGTATGTGGATAATGTCGCCATGCAGTTAGTGCGCAATCCGAAACAGTTTGATACTATTGTTACGGGTAATTTATTCGGTGATATTCTCTCCGATGCCGCCGCCATGTTAACCGGCAGTATTGGGATGTTACCTTCTGCTAGTATAGGCGCACTCCGCCCCGGTTTGTTTGAGCCTGTCCATGGTTCAGCGCCCGACATTGCGGGGCAAAATAAGGCTAACCCCCTCGCTCAAGTTCTCAGTGTCGCCATGATGTTACGATATGGTTTGCATGAGGGGGAGGGCGCTGATCTGATCGAAAAAGCAGTATTGACAGTATTAGATCAAGGTTATCGTACCGGTGATATTATGGCGGAGGGCGCTGTGGCCGTAGGGTGTCAGGAAATGGGAGAAGTGTTGTTAAAAGCCCTTAATGATTAG
- a CDS encoding phosphoribosylanthranilate isomerase, whose amino-acid sequence MRLKICGVTNIKQAQAITDFGVDTIGFICVRKSPRYVSPSAINEIIKQLPPEISTIGVFVNETIENITQIVNETGLTGVQLHGEETPQFCSSLREIFPEIEIIKAIRYKDSGARQEAEIYLPVVDTLLIDTYQKDVYGGTGKTFPWSQMSDFRPSRPWLLAGGVGADNVVEAFETLTCDGLDISSSVEISPGQKDLTKIKELLGILESIKNKLPV is encoded by the coding sequence ATGCGCTTAAAAATTTGTGGAGTTACTAACATAAAACAAGCCCAAGCTATAACTGATTTTGGGGTTGATACCATTGGTTTTATCTGTGTTAGGAAATCTCCTCGTTATGTTTCCCCGTCAGCTATTAACGAAATTATTAAACAATTACCGCCAGAAATTAGCACTATCGGTGTTTTTGTGAATGAAACTATCGAAAATATTACCCAAATAGTCAATGAAACTGGCTTAACGGGAGTACAATTACACGGCGAAGAAACACCTCAATTTTGTTCTTCATTAAGGGAAATTTTCCCCGAAATTGAAATTATCAAAGCGATTAGATATAAAGATAGTGGAGCGAGACAAGAAGCGGAAATATATCTCCCTGTGGTGGATACTTTGCTCATAGACACTTATCAAAAAGATGTTTATGGTGGCACGGGCAAAACTTTTCCATGGTCACAAATGAGTGATTTTCGTCCTTCTCGCCCTTGGTTATTGGCTGGGGGGGTGGGCGCTGATAATGTGGTGGAAGCCTTTGAGACTCTTACTTGTGATGGTCTTGATATTTCTAGTAGTGTGGAAATTTCTCCGGGTCAAAAAGATTTGACTAAAATCAAGGAATTACTCGGAATTTTAGAAAGTATTAAAAATAAATTACCTGTTTAA
- the psaK gene encoding photosystem I reaction center subunit PsaK, with protein sequence MNLIINSVLAEVVPSTVTWTYKVALVMIASNLVAVFIGRFAIKKSGSGPDLPFPKPALWKNFGLPELLATASLGHVLGAGFILGLGNAGLL encoded by the coding sequence ATGAACTTAATCATTAATTCTGTTTTGGCTGAAGTTGTGCCTTCTACGGTGACATGGACTTATAAAGTAGCACTGGTAATGATTGCCTCAAATTTAGTAGCAGTTTTCATCGGGCGCTTTGCTATCAAAAAATCGGGCAGTGGCCCTGATTTACCATTTCCGAAACCTGCTTTATGGAAAAATTTTGGTCTGCCTGAGTTACTAGCTACTGCTAGTTTAGGTCATGTTTTGGGCGCTGGTTTTATTCTCGGTTTAGGTAATGCTGGATTATTATAG
- the ureA gene encoding urease subunit gamma → MQLSPQEQDKLTIFTVGLLAERRKAKGLKLNYPEAVAYISSAILEGAREGQSVAQLMSYGKTLLTRDDVMDGIAEMIDEVQVEATFPDGTKLVTVHNPIF, encoded by the coding sequence ATGCAATTATCCCCTCAAGAACAAGATAAACTGACAATTTTTACGGTTGGTTTATTGGCGGAAAGAAGAAAAGCGAAAGGCTTAAAACTCAATTATCCTGAAGCGGTAGCCTACATTTCCTCAGCTATTTTGGAGGGCGCTAGGGAGGGGCAATCCGTGGCACAATTAATGAGTTATGGTAAAACCCTGTTAACCCGTGATGATGTCATGGATGGCATTGCGGAAATGATTGATGAGGTGCAAGTAGAGGCTACTTTTCCAGATGGTACAAAATTAGTTACGGTACATAATCCCATTTTTTAA
- a CDS encoding CIA30 family protein, translating to MKIKRIWDTLTYFDVIPSFPCLSKFFPAPSTPNQLTMNNILVCSNQTPLAEDTIKFLQEKNYPVTVITPQTPLNSGIFTRVTQIICFSESFNPEIINLLNKYLQPQETYLFNFAHPDSSIKESWGAVDDVVMGGVSESRLLMASNEVIFTGNVSTANNGGFASIRTKNFTPPLDLSAYETILLRVKGDGNRYKFITRCEGKWDGISYCYSFDTVKDTWQTVEIKCADLIPVFRAKTVPEAGNFDRSKVYSLQLMLSKFEYDGGYNPSFQAGNFNLALEWIKGGGAHGLPKVIIIGNNSFSLSTPHHCHYVENYADL from the coding sequence ATGAAAATAAAAAGAATTTGGGATACATTAACTTATTTTGATGTTATACCTAGTTTTCCTTGTCTCTCAAAATTTTTTCCAGCGCCCTCCACCCCAAATCAGTTAACCATGAATAACATCTTAGTATGTAGTAATCAAACTCCTTTAGCGGAAGATACCATCAAATTTTTACAAGAAAAAAATTATCCTGTAACCGTTATTACCCCTCAAACTCCCCTTAACAGTGGCATTTTTACCAGAGTTACGCAAATAATCTGTTTTAGTGAATCATTTAACCCAGAAATTATCAATCTATTGAATAAGTATTTACAACCGCAGGAAACTTATTTATTTAATTTTGCCCATCCTGACTCCAGTATCAAGGAAAGTTGGGGTGCGGTGGATGATGTGGTAATGGGAGGTGTCAGTGAAAGTCGTTTGCTAATGGCTTCTAATGAGGTTATTTTTACGGGGAATGTTTCCACCGCTAATAACGGCGGTTTTGCTTCCATACGCACCAAAAATTTCACTCCTCCTTTGGATTTGTCGGCTTATGAAACCATTTTGCTAAGGGTAAAAGGTGACGGCAATCGTTACAAATTTATTACCCGTTGTGAAGGCAAATGGGATGGTATTAGTTACTGTTATTCTTTTGACACCGTTAAAGATACATGGCAAACTGTGGAGATTAAATGTGCTGATTTAATTCCCGTTTTTCGTGCTAAAACTGTGCCAGAAGCTGGAAATTTTGACCGTAGTAAGGTTTACTCTTTGCAATTAATGCTCAGTAAATTTGAGTATGATGGCGGTTATAACCCTTCTTTTCAAGCAGGTAATTTTAATCTTGCCTTAGAGTGGATTAAAGGGGGAGGGGCGCACGGTTTACCAAAAGTGATTATTATTGGGAATAATTCTTTTTCTCTTTCCACTCCTCATCATTGCCATTATGTAGAAAATTATGCTGATTTGTAA
- a CDS encoding GntR family transcriptional regulator, whose product MVNFQLHPDSDIAPSQQLFDQIQFAIASRQYPPGQRLPSTRQLAQITGLHRNTISKIYQKLEKIGLVDSLTGSGIYVKAQGNEGMIKPHGSILRQYPEAEKIISATIDQLILSGSNLNQIRELFLAEIDWRLSCNALILVTVPDTDMGAGKLMALELQRALNLPIQLIPLEELSQVVGENKGATIVTSRYFVTEVLETVSLESTRVIPLDIYDYHQELQIIKKLPAHCCLGIVSLSSGILKVAEMMVQSLRGNEIDTITAQTNDSRRLKSIVSRAHTIICDHRSYSTIKKLIITLQEDLIRPPHIFCSNNYVSEKSIIMLKQELGIREN is encoded by the coding sequence ATGGTTAACTTTCAACTTCACCCCGATAGTGACATAGCGCCCTCCCAACAACTGTTTGATCAAATTCAGTTTGCCATCGCTTCTCGTCAATACCCCCCAGGACAAAGGCTTCCTAGTACAAGACAACTAGCACAAATAACTGGTTTACATCGTAATACCATCAGTAAGATATATCAAAAATTAGAAAAAATTGGCTTAGTCGATTCCTTGACAGGATCAGGAATTTATGTTAAGGCTCAAGGTAATGAAGGCATGATTAAACCCCATGGCTCGATTTTGAGACAATATCCCGAAGCTGAAAAAATTATTAGTGCTACCATAGATCAGCTTATCCTCTCAGGCTCTAATCTTAATCAAATTAGAGAGTTATTTTTAGCGGAAATAGATTGGCGTTTGAGTTGTAATGCCTTAATCCTCGTCACTGTGCCAGATACGGATATGGGCGCTGGAAAATTGATGGCGCTGGAGTTACAACGGGCGCTAAATTTACCCATTCAACTCATCCCCCTAGAGGAATTAAGTCAAGTTGTCGGTGAGAATAAGGGCGCTACCATTGTTACCAGTCGTTATTTTGTCACGGAAGTATTAGAAACGGTTTCCCTCGAATCCACTAGGGTGATTCCCCTTGATATTTATGACTATCATCAAGAATTGCAAATTATCAAAAAATTACCAGCCCATTGCTGTTTAGGTATCGTCAGCCTCAGTAGTGGTATTCTGAAGGTAGCAGAAATGATGGTCCAAAGTCTGCGCGGTAACGAAATTGATACTATTACCGCTCAAACTAATGATTCCCGTCGCCTCAAAAGTATTGTTAGTCGGGCGCACACCATCATTTGCGATCATCGTAGTTATAGTACCATTAAAAAGTTAATTATTACTCTACAAGAAGATTTGATCCGACCTCCTCACATATTCTGTAGTAATAATTATGTTAGTGAAAAATCCATAATTATGCTCAAACAAGAGCTAGGAATTAGGGAGAATTAG
- a CDS encoding CAAD domain-containing protein, translating into MESQFQETETKAQETMNQMDDDMAVMLSKSTTSVSGGEPAWQEWVDVIVDFLAKVPDQLGGFFSDYKQPLTSFGLIVTAAITVYITLSVLDAIDNIPLLSSILELVGLGYSAWFTTRYLLKASTRQELFSEFNGLKNQILGGEK; encoded by the coding sequence ATGGAATCACAATTTCAAGAAACCGAAACCAAAGCACAAGAAACCATGAACCAAATGGATGATGATATGGCTGTAATGCTTAGTAAATCAACCACCAGCGTCTCTGGAGGAGAACCAGCATGGCAGGAATGGGTGGATGTAATCGTGGATTTTTTAGCCAAAGTGCCTGATCAATTAGGGGGATTTTTTTCTGACTATAAGCAACCCTTGACTAGCTTCGGCTTAATTGTCACCGCCGCCATCACTGTTTATATTACTCTATCCGTGTTAGATGCCATTGATAATATTCCCCTACTTTCTTCTATCCTCGAATTGGTAGGTTTAGGATATAGTGCTTGGTTTACCACTCGCTACCTACTCAAGGCTTCCACTCGTCAAGAATTATTTTCCGAGTTTAACGGCTTAAAAAACCAAATTTTAGGCGGCGAAAAATAA